A portion of the Chryseobacterium tructae genome contains these proteins:
- a CDS encoding YIP1 family protein: protein MNWKTIFNPFERFDEKLLLLIGVLAVILSIIAGYATGSTFTSIYRISSVENASFHTIVISTLLSFITAIAVLFILGKTLNSKTRIIDIVNTVLISQIVLILFQCLGKISSIKLAGKNVIKYQSDPSGVFPFLDFMIMICMMVLSITTLIYSITLFYNGFKTATNIKKWQHIVLFCIVSLISTLACQILINKII, encoded by the coding sequence ATGAACTGGAAAACCATTTTTAATCCGTTTGAAAGATTTGATGAAAAACTACTTCTCCTTATCGGAGTTCTGGCAGTCATTCTCTCCATTATTGCTGGATATGCTACAGGCAGTACTTTCACCAGTATATACAGAATCAGCTCTGTGGAAAATGCGTCATTTCATACCATTGTAATCTCTACCTTATTAAGCTTTATAACAGCTATCGCGGTTCTTTTTATTTTAGGCAAAACTCTAAATAGTAAAACAAGAATCATTGATATTGTCAATACCGTCTTAATCTCTCAAATTGTACTCATCCTTTTCCAATGCCTCGGAAAAATATCATCCATTAAGCTGGCTGGAAAAAATGTCATCAAGTACCAGTCTGATCCTTCAGGAGTATTTCCCTTTCTGGATTTTATGATTATGATTTGCATGATGGTTCTTTCCATTACCACATTGATCTATAGCATTACTCTTTTTTATAATGGATTTAAAACAGCAACCAATATTAAAAAATGGCAGCATATTGTACTCTTTTGTATTGTTTCATTGATCAGCACTTTAGCCTGCCAAATTCTCATTAATAAAATCATTTAA
- a CDS encoding SH3 domain-containing protein: MAIRKDQFIFIQDANANEPEFINPDLLYHFNSYVFYNTPVSYIWLQSNSPNLLYDLVVHYGYNKDKKLVESIFKKFDFNSLSEMEELIFRDSGTHKKLKKQIFDDIETIIYKGKVEDFSYAKEGNGYLRLGEIINTISASPKEYDQPEQTISYLFERELRVGIQGDIENYLNKNSQYQSNLEKNNFYDLPTLKKYVKYIYQKESNAIFTVQDADGYTNLRKDKNSSSQILQKINTGEQIDVLDQSGDWWLVLSKEGKKGYVHKSRIKIE, translated from the coding sequence GTGGCTATTAGGAAAGATCAATTTATCTTCATTCAGGATGCCAATGCCAATGAACCTGAATTTATAAATCCTGATTTATTATATCACTTTAATTCCTATGTATTTTATAATACACCTGTCTCTTATATCTGGTTACAGTCTAATAGTCCCAATCTTCTCTATGATTTAGTCGTTCATTACGGGTATAATAAAGATAAAAAACTTGTAGAATCAATATTTAAAAAATTTGATTTTAATAGCCTTTCTGAAATGGAAGAATTAATCTTTAGAGACTCTGGTACTCATAAAAAATTAAAAAAACAAATATTTGACGATATAGAAACCATCATCTATAAAGGTAAAGTTGAAGATTTTTCTTATGCAAAAGAGGGAAATGGATATCTTAGATTAGGTGAAATTATCAATACAATTTCAGCTTCACCAAAAGAATATGATCAGCCAGAACAGACAATATCTTATTTATTTGAGCGAGAACTAAGAGTGGGAATCCAAGGTGATATTGAAAATTATCTGAATAAAAATTCACAATATCAATCAAATCTGGAAAAGAACAATTTCTATGATTTACCTACTTTAAAAAAATATGTAAAATATATCTATCAAAAGGAAAGTAATGCCATCTTTACAGTACAGGACGCTGATGGGTATACTAACCTCAGAAAGGATAAGAACTCTTCTTCTCAAATCCTACAAAAAATAAATACGGGTGAACAGATTGATGTATTAGATCAAAGTGGAGACTGGTGGTTAGTCCTATCAAAAGAAGGAAAAAAGGGATATGTTCACAAAAGTAGAATAAAGATTGAATAA
- a CDS encoding SH3 domain-containing protein — protein MKPILSILLFLISISYLSQNKKNYEAKIHVLQQSFSNRKEKDFLDSFPKDFISFTSIFGWDDDLDKAEPLYHDSNAYIEYWFSLLQKPQYKHHEVSIVTISKNGKWEADAVNYFKIKSIEYIKINKKFSLINALSKKDAEQVLPFLLDSPHPKFDSLLIYNLTPEKQKIAKEFLSKNAYDKSYYIQDTDGYTNLRKGKSTTSQTLQKINTGETIEVLDQNGNWWLVISKEGKKGYVHKSRIQSR, from the coding sequence ATGAAACCCATACTCTCCATTCTCCTTTTCCTAATCAGTATCTCCTACCTTTCACAGAACAAGAAAAATTATGAAGCGAAGATCCATGTATTGCAACAGTCATTTTCCAATAGGAAAGAAAAGGATTTTCTGGATAGCTTTCCAAAGGATTTTATCTCCTTTACATCAATATTTGGATGGGATGATGACTTAGACAAAGCTGAACCTCTTTATCATGATTCCAATGCTTATATTGAATATTGGTTTTCCCTGTTACAAAAACCACAATACAAACATCATGAAGTTTCTATCGTCACCATTTCAAAAAACGGAAAATGGGAAGCGGATGCCGTCAACTATTTTAAAATAAAGAGTATAGAATATATTAAAATCAATAAAAAATTTAGTCTGATTAATGCCTTATCAAAAAAGGATGCAGAACAGGTACTTCCCTTTTTATTGGATTCACCTCATCCTAAGTTTGACAGTCTACTGATCTACAATCTTACCCCTGAAAAACAGAAAATTGCAAAAGAATTTTTATCAAAAAATGCTTATGATAAAAGCTATTACATCCAGGATACTGACGGCTATACCAATCTGAGAAAAGGAAAAAGCACAACATCTCAAACCCTCCAAAAAATAAACACGGGCGAAACTATTGAAGTCTTAGATCAAAATGGAAATTGGTGGCTGGTCATTTCTAAAGAAGGAAAAAAGGGATATGTTCATAAAAGCAGGATACAATCCAGATAA
- a CDS encoding prephenate dehydrogenase: MKISIIGVGLIGGSMALKLREKNIASFIYGIDNSKQHITEALDLKIIDAEADLEQGVKDSDLIILAIPVDAARKLLPNVLDLVSDHQTVMDAGSTKGGIVGAVKNHPKRSRFVAFHPMWGTENNGPKSAIAESFSGKAGVICNKEESAEDALNVVENIVSALEMHTIYMNAEDHDIHTAYISHISHITSYALANTVLEKEREEETIFQLASSGFSSTVRLAKSHPEMWVPIFKQNKENVLDVLNEHITQLRKFKSALEKENYEYLEELITNANRIRGILR; this comes from the coding sequence ATGAAAATAAGTATTATTGGAGTAGGACTCATCGGAGGTTCAATGGCTTTGAAATTAAGAGAAAAAAACATCGCCAGCTTCATCTACGGAATCGATAACAGCAAACAACATATCACCGAGGCTTTAGATTTAAAAATAATTGATGCCGAGGCAGATCTGGAACAGGGAGTTAAGGACTCAGACCTCATCATTCTTGCCATTCCTGTAGATGCTGCCAGAAAATTATTGCCAAATGTTCTGGATCTTGTTTCAGATCATCAGACGGTTATGGATGCTGGCTCTACTAAAGGAGGAATTGTAGGTGCGGTTAAAAACCATCCAAAACGTTCAAGATTTGTAGCCTTTCACCCCATGTGGGGTACTGAAAACAATGGGCCGAAATCTGCCATTGCGGAAAGTTTCTCTGGCAAAGCCGGAGTGATCTGCAACAAAGAAGAATCTGCAGAAGATGCATTGAATGTCGTTGAAAATATCGTGAGTGCTCTTGAGATGCATACCATCTATATGAATGCAGAAGATCATGATATCCATACAGCCTACATTTCCCACATCTCTCACATTACCTCCTATGCCCTTGCTAATACCGTTCTGGAAAAGGAACGTGAAGAAGAAACCATCTTCCAGCTTGCCAGTTCCGGATTCTCCAGTACAGTGCGTCTGGCAAAATCCCATCCTGAAATGTGGGTTCCGATCTTTAAACAAAACAAGGAAAATGTATTGGATGTACTGAATGAACATATTACTCAGCTCAGAAAATTCAAATCGGCTTTAGAAAAAGAAAACTATGAATACCTGGAAGAGCTGATTACCAATGCTAATAGGATCAGAGGAATTTTAAGATAA
- a CDS encoding DUF2089 family protein, with translation MKLPIVCPSCDSTLNVSQMKCPSCKTEVSGDYELPVLLKLNRDEQEFVLNFFLSSGSIKEMAKQAGLSYPTMRNKMDDLITKVEQLKSEL, from the coding sequence ATGAAGTTACCAATAGTTTGTCCAAGCTGTGATAGCACTCTTAATGTAAGCCAGATGAAATGCCCAAGTTGTAAAACTGAGGTAAGTGGAGATTATGAACTTCCTGTTCTTCTTAAGCTCAATCGTGATGAGCAGGAATTTGTACTCAATTTTTTCCTGTCTAGTGGAAGCATTAAAGAAATGGCAAAACAAGCAGGTCTCTCCTATCCAACCATGAGAAATAAAATGGATGATCTGATCACAAAGGTGGAACAATTGAAAAGCGAACTATAA
- a CDS encoding DUF5991 domain-containing protein codes for MKKALLILTALSIISCKSLPEESSKDSGAPLHKQWKGDYSISHDFGKLDENAEMTLDYGLSITKDSCTFWGLGYKTFFTDVCNITGNEKQITVKYIKQIEGNPMSNHAPTDTLAVVFRKDGKYFLQSKVVPNKDWQYNTSIHVKKKS; via the coding sequence ATGAAAAAAGCACTTCTTATCCTTACTGCTCTCAGTATCATTTCTTGTAAAAGCCTGCCGGAAGAATCTTCAAAAGATTCCGGAGCTCCCCTTCATAAACAGTGGAAAGGAGACTATTCTATCTCTCATGATTTTGGAAAACTGGACGAAAATGCAGAAATGACATTGGATTATGGTCTCAGTATCACCAAAGACAGCTGTACTTTTTGGGGACTTGGCTACAAAACGTTTTTTACAGACGTTTGCAACATCACTGGAAATGAAAAACAGATTACTGTAAAATACATTAAACAGATTGAAGGTAACCCAATGAGTAACCACGCTCCTACTGACACTTTAGCAGTTGTTTTTCGAAAAGATGGAAAATATTTTCTCCAAAGCAAAGTGGTTCCCAATAAGGATTGGCAGTACAATACCTCAATTCATGTTAAAAAGAAATCATAA